The following DNA comes from Lynx canadensis isolate LIC74 chromosome B1, mLynCan4.pri.v2, whole genome shotgun sequence.
ACCCTCATTCATGCAAAAGTAGAACAATCCATGCTCAGATTATAGTTGCATATATGACTCTCAAAGAAGAGTAATTTCCAAAGCATTACCTACCAGCAACTGTTGGCTTTATTAAAGAGATTAACAGTGTGAAGGGAGTCTCAGGGTCTGATCTGAGAGTTTGGACATGTAGGGGTTTAAAAGGGAAATGTGAACCAAGTTTGACTTGGTGAGACTGAAGTAGAAAAATGCTAATTCCACTTAACAGAGCTCTGAACATAGAGTTCAAAAAGTGAACCTGCTCTTAAGAGTCCTTCATtcatgtatcatttatttattaatagttGGAGAGTGCTACTGGAGGCaagacactgttctaagtactgCATCAATTTTGTCAATAGTTTAAGGAACATTATGCTAAATTTCCAGTGCTTTGCAGGAATGAAATACTGTACATCAGATTTTGTTATGTAAACCAGCCTCCGAATTATTTTCTGACTAgcactctttaaattttttctaatttgtaattATTCCATTCAATAATGAGATAGATTATTCCCATGGTCCAGATAGGTTCAGTTGTTGCTGCATTTCTTATTCATGTTacaagtttatttcttccttagaaCAAGCAAATGAATGCGTAGCCAAGCTGAATATCATGGTAACAGCATCTTTTACTCAGCAGTAAGCAGACCATCTATCCAGAATGTATAATTACTGAAAGATTAAAGCAATGCCACAGGTTGTTTTTAAGATGTGTTTACTTGCTACATTCCCTGAAGCACTTGGCATTTAAATTAAAGTTATCATGTAGTACGTGATTACTTGAGGTTTCTATGTAAagtattaaagaatattttaattgttcttttatgTTTAGATATGTACTTTTAACAGAATCTCTTCAGAATGTGTTTTAACATGCATGTACCAAAGATCATGCATTCAGATTCTCTCCTGAGGGTGTGGGAACTTGGTTCCAAATCTGACAATTTGACTATTTCTCTCACTGTTTCTGTGAATGTTTACATCTTTTGTTTATGtctcccctttctttccttccttagaaATCTTCATTTCCTGTAAATTATTCACtagacttttcaaaaaaaaatcttgtgggtttttattttgttctaatcATCACTGGTTGAGTGATTACTGTCACTGCCTTCACTGTCACTATCACTGTCACCTCCATTGTTGCCATTACCAGCCTTGCTCTTGCTGTGACTCTCATCACTACTATCAGATGCACTGTCACTGCTGTCACTGCTATCACTGCTGTTGCTGTCGCTGCTGTCGCTGCTGTCACTGTCGCTGCTGTCACTGTCACTGCTGTCGCTGCTACTGCTGTCGCTGCTATCACTGTTGCCACTGTCACTATCACTGCTGTCGCTGCTATCGCTGCTGTCACTGTTGTCACTGTCACTACTATCACTGCTGTCACTGCTGTCGCTGTTGCTGCTGTCACTGCTATCACTATCTGATTTGCTGTTGCTGCTGTCACTGCTGTCTGATTTACTGTCACTATCACTGCTGTCACTATCTGATTTGCTATTGCTGCTGTCACTGCTGTCTGATTTACTGTCACTATCACTGCTGTCACTACTATCTGATTTGCTATTGCCGCTGTCACTACTGTCTGATTTACTATCACTGTCACTGCTGTCACTACTATCTGATTTACTGTCACTACTGTCACTGCTATCACTGCTGTCACTACTGTCACTGCTATCACTACTGTCACTACTGTCACTGCTATCACTACTGTCACTGCTGTCTGATTTGCTGTCACTGCTGTCACTACTGTCACTGCCATCTGATTTGCTGTTGCTACTGTCACTGCTGTCGCTGCTGTCACTGCTGTCGCTGCTGTCTGACTTGCTGTCACTGCTGTCACTGCTGTCACTGCTGTCTGATTTGCTGTCACTGCTGTCGCTGCTGTCACTACTGTCGCTGCTATCTGATTTGCTGTCGCTACTGTCACTGCTGTCACTGCTGTCTGACTTGCTGTCACTGCTGTCACTACTGTCACTGCTGTCACTGCTGTCTGATTTGCTGTCACTGCTGTCGCTACTGTCACTGCTGTCACTACTATTACTACTGTCACTACTGTCGCTGCTGTCTGACTTGCTGTCACTGCTGTCACTGCTGTCGCTGCTGTCACTGCTGTCTGACTTGCTGTCACTGCTGTCACTATCACTGCTGTCGCTGCTGTCACTACTGTCACTGCTATCACTGCTGTCTGACTTGCTGTCACTGCTGTCACTACTGTCGCTGCTATCTGACTTGCTGTCGCTACTGTCACTGCTGTCACTGCTATCACTGCTGTCACTGCTGTCTGATTTGCTGTCACTGCTGTCGCTACTGTCACTGCTGTCACTACTATTACTACTGTCACTACTGTCGCTGCTGTCTGACTTGCTGTCACTGCTGTCACTACTGTCACTGCTGTCGCTGCTGTCACTGCTGTCTGACTTGCTGTCACTGCTGTCACTACTATCACTGCTGTCGCTGCTGTCACTACTGTCACTGCTATCACTGCTGTCTGACTTGCTGTCACTGCTGTCACTACTATCACTGCTGTCGCTGCTGTCACTACTGTCACTGCTATCACTACTGTCTGACTTGCTGTCACTGCTGTCGCTACTGTCACTGCTGTCACTATCACTGCTGTCGCTGCTATCACTGCTGTTGCTATCACTACTGTCACTACTATCACTGCTGTCGCTGCTGTCACTACTGTCACTGCTGTCGCTGCTGTCACTACTGTCACTGCTGTCACTACTGTCTGATTTATCTTTGCTACTGTCTGGTTTGCCATTGTCATTGCTCCCATTGTTACCGTTGCCATTACTGTCACTATCATTAGCATCTGATGTGCtgtcactgtcatcatcatctcCTCCGTTTGAGTCACTGTCATTGCCATTATCTTTTGATTCATCAGAGTCATAACCAGGATCTCCTCGGCTATCACTGTTATTGTCACCTTCAGAATTgacatcatcattatcattagaCTCATCACTGCTGTTGGGATCGTCTCCTTGCATGGATTCATCATCAAACTCATAACTGTCATATCCATCACTAGTACTCTCACTACCTGTTTTGCTGTGTGCAACCTTATTTCTGGGTTCTGATTTCTGACCAGGTCCTTGTATGTTGTCAATCTCTCCTGGTGTCTTGACGTTTCCTTTGCCCATGACCATTACATGTTGTCTTTTACCCTCTTTATCTTCACTGACTTTCCCAGCTTCTTTGGTAATATTGTTTCTGTTGCCACTAATGGGACCTTCAATTTCTATTCCCTGTGGAAATATGGAGAAAAGAATGATTGGTTAGTTGGTGTTATGCTGCCAAACTGCATTGGTCTGAGGAAGACTGACTGGGGAAGGTAACCAGAGGAACAGAAGTTCAGCTTCCAATACTTCATAAACTTCTATTTGTGAAAATGTGCTTTATTCATGTGAGAGAACTCTGGTATTTAGATTATAAAACAACCCATTTGCATTTTTACTCAATAGGAACTTGTGTGAACAGTTACATGGTGAATCAGTTATTTAGTATTAGGCTTGTAAAATTGCAGTCAAATTTTCAGAAgtatctgcttttaaaaattgttctgtATCAAAGTCTAGTAAGAACTCTAACTTTCCCATTAAATATTCACGTAGCTTAGGTGCAAAAAGAGATGAACGCCTATTAcgatttatttttatgtcaccATCAGTGAATGGAGAGGGAGAATTTAAACTGCCATTGAAAGAAATCAGTTTCACAAACTAACCTTATCTTGGCTCTTCCCAATAGCACTTGGCTCTGATTCatcagtgattttcttttccacagctttgttttctctgtgattGGGTGTTTGCATGTCTTCTATTATTTGGCTATCTTTATTTTTGGGAATACCATCAGAATCCTCCTCACTCTTGGAAGTGTTGTCTCCATCGATGTCATGGGGATCTTCTTTGTCTTCAGGGTCATCATCTTCACTACTAATTGAATTTTGCCCTAAGCTATTATCATTATCTTCTTTTCCATGAGGCTGACCCTCTTGGCCTTTGCTGTTGTTACCAGTGTCCTCTTTTCCATTCCCGGTTTCTTCACCTTCATCATCACCAGAGCCTTTGTCTTCATCCTCCTCTGCTCCATTCCCACTAGGACTCCCTTCAGAATTATCCAGACCAGCATCTTCTCCATTGCCAGCTCCACTTCCCCCTGGTGTTACTCCTTCGTGATTCCCATTTCTCTCACCTTCTATCTGAGGTGTTATTTCACTTGTATTACCTTCATTTCCACAGGAATTCCTATTTATTTCATCCTCATGGCCTGTACTGTTATTGCTTCCATCTATTTGATGTCCATCTTCTTGGACAACAGTGGCATCCTCACTCTGACTTGCATCTCCAACATCTCCATTGTTTGAATTCTTATCAGTTTTTCTATTAACATTGGCCCCATTTACAATTCCAGCATTGTCGAGAATGCTTACTTGTCCCCTAATGCCATTTGCTGTGGTGCTACCTTCTTTTCCATGTATCCCATCATAACCATATGTTTCTGGTTTTCCTGTGACCCCATTTTGATCTTCAGTATTCCCCTCTTCATTTACTAACATGGAATGTGTAGAGGAACTTTTCCCTCCTACTTCTCCCCACTCAgagccatttttttctcctttgtaaccATCTTCAGCATACTGTTgccttcctctttcattttcatGGGGGACACTACCTTCTTTGTTGGTGTCATTGGCATTTAACTCATCCTGGAGAAGAGAAACAATTCGAAGTAAGTTGTAGATATCATCTTGAAGCACAACGAACTGAAAAGATGAGCATCAGTTTTCTGGAAGTTAATAGAATTTTAAGAACAGcttagaaacacattttatatctTATACCTGTATTGGCACTTTTGCTTTCTCTAGAAGTTTTACATTCACAGATTTGTCAACAGCATGTCTCTCCAGTGGCTTGATTTGAGGAACctaccaaaatgaaaatattggaaactgaaaacattctgattttgtgtccatgcatgcatgcacacatgcatgtgtgcacacacacagacacacattttcccctaaataaagaaaaaaatatagaacacaAAGGCCAAAGTGTGATCTAATCAGGTAGAAAACAAAAGTGGTTTGTTTCATAGTTTATGTAGAATTTTAACTGGGCATACAGATAATTTTCACAATGGTATTACCAATTTTATTGAAGTACTAACCAGACTACTTATCTCAGGAGAATtgtcttttataaaaatgaggaGATAGACCTGTGGTGTTTCTGTACAAGCCTCCCACACTAGCACAAGACCCACCTTAAGTATAACCTGGCCAAAACCTCCAAGAAAATAGCAGGTCTGACAAGAGCCAGGGCAGAAACAAAAGCTAGTAATATGCTACTTCTATGTCCTTCAGGAGTACATTTGAAATAGTTGAGAAAATTCTCAACTACATAAATACCAATGTGCTGGATATTATGAAAACATACCAAAATGTTACCCTTAGCAGCTGGCTAATACAATTACAAATGGTTTAATTTTCCTAACTTTTTCCTTCTTGGTGTTTATCTGTATATTCCAAATTTTCCCCAAggagcattaaaaaaagtatatgagtgaaacattttctcctatgttgaaaaaa
Coding sequences within:
- the LOC115512438 gene encoding dentin sialophosphoprotein, encoding MKIIIYFCIWSAAWAIPVPQIKPLERHAVDKSVNVKLLEKAKVPIQDELNANDTNKEGSVPHENERGRQQYAEDGYKGEKNGSEWGEVGGKSSSTHSMLVNEEGNTEDQNGVTGKPETYGYDGIHGKEGSTTANGIRGQVSILDNAGIVNGANVNRKTDKNSNNGDVGDASQSEDATVVQEDGHQIDGSNNSTGHEDEINRNSCGNEGNTSEITPQIEGERNGNHEGVTPGGSGAGNGEDAGLDNSEGSPSGNGAEEDEDKGSGDDEGEETGNGKEDTGNNSKGQEGQPHGKEDNDNSLGQNSISSEDDDPEDKEDPHDIDGDNTSKSEEDSDGIPKNKDSQIIEDMQTPNHRENKAVEKKITDESEPSAIGKSQDKGIEIEGPISGNRNNITKEAGKVSEDKEGKRQHVMVMGKGNVKTPGEIDNIQGPGQKSEPRNKVAHSKTGSESTSDGYDSYEFDDESMQGDDPNSSDESNDNDDVNSEGDNNSDSRGDPGYDSDESKDNGNDSDSNGGDDDDSDSTSDANDSDSNGNGNNGSNDNGKPDSSKDKSDSSDSSDSSDSSDSSDSSDSSDSSDSSDSSDSNSSDSSDSSDSDSSDSSDSSDSKSDSSDSSDSSDSSDSSDSSDSSDSKSDSSDSSDSSDSSDSSDSSDSSDSKSDSSDSSDSSDSSDSSDSKSDSSDSSDSSNSSDSSDSSDSSDSKSDSSDSSDSSDSSDSSDSKSDSSDSSDSSDSKSDSSDSSDSSDSSDSSDSDSSDSKSDSSDSSDSSDSSDSKSDSSDSSDSSNSSDSSDSSDSSDSKSDSSDSSDSSDSSDSKSDSSDSSDSSDSKSDSSDSSDSSDSSDSKSDSSDSSDSSDSKSDSSDSSDSSDSSDSSNSKSDGSDSSDSSDSKSDSSDSSDSSDSSDSSDSSDSSDSSDSSDSSDSKSDSSDSSDSDSKSDSSDSGNSKSDSSDSSDSDSKSDSSDSSNSKSDSDSSDSDSKSDSSDSSNSKSDSDSSDSSNSDSSDSSDSSDSDNSDSSDSSDSSDSDSGNSDSSDSSSSDSSDSDSSDSDSSDSSDSNSSDSSDSSDSASDSSDESHSKSKAGNGNNGGDSDSDSEGSDSNHSTSDD